A stretch of Bombus vancouverensis nearcticus chromosome 13, iyBomVanc1_principal, whole genome shotgun sequence DNA encodes these proteins:
- the Oga gene encoding O-GlcNAcase isoform X1, producing the protein MAETNGAANLNTKNGNFICGVVEGFYGRPWTTEQRKDLFQKLKKWGMDSYLYAPKDDYKHRAYWRDLYTVEEAEHLTGLITAARECGITFYYALSPGLDITYSSAKEVSVLKRKLEQVSQFGCTAFALLFDDIEPEMSEADKEVFQSFAHAQVSVTNDIFQHLGQPRFLLCPTQYCATRAMPNVASSEYLNTLGSKLAQEIDIMWTGPKVISRLLTVESIEEITEVLRRPPVIWDNLHANDYDQKRVFLGPYSGRSPDLIPKLRGVLTNPNCEYGANFIAIHTLAQWSRCNVDGKRDLSLNDTVSADIKLETETEDGVLGEDVPLTMSPNIYHPRHALKNAITDWLVEFNKKRSAWGVIAKPQPCVAPTVPIPIIPSVNTCMSLTSTTTTTTVPATPTPVNNSNHLQALAEVCSSVTTTDSYVQPATGPVMNSLVSETTVVSEPIIPSISTSVENVPNSNTLSSMEPMDCNTTPNNSPAHAAKIQTEDDAMVENTSTCSEASGSMQVEVDGTSPVVNGTQMIVENDSENHDNSDNAYQESQESIDADKRLTQEDLSLLCDLFYLPFEHGGQGIQLLQEFNWLKSNAHVVMRKSKEDETVSESDIEEWHTRAAKLNDMCNAVNRLFQRLTYCNNRELLYDLYSYVWDMRGVVSLLNSYVKWLAFGRFPSTMTTFTQGSYTCMRFTSLRFSNGWKETFMSGEQEPWVFRGGLTADLQRLIPVDSGNDLFVYKAPEVPSSKIYTIRPYLASDEDAVYDVCNKICGCVGSSAVADRLVGGYITLSPELCMVVEDENEIVGYALAALNVKSYYQKLSISWIPELRMKYPLEDNINELPQNVQDAIQYFHSFVADVPEQLCRQHPSKLLCAVLPSVTDQSVPKRIITCILAALRANGSFGVHTTMSNTDKESHEFYSKLGFVDLNPAHEEHPGIKTMCRSF; encoded by the exons ATGGCGGAGACAAATGGGGCCGCAAATTTGAATACGAAAAATGGCAATTTTATCTGCGGCGTCGTCGAAG GTTTTTATGGGCGACCTTGGACTACAGAACAAAGGAAAGATTTATTTCAAAA ATTAAAAAAATGGGGTATGGATTCGTATTTATATGCTCCAAAAGACGATTACAAGCATCGAGCATATTGGAGAGACTTATACACAGTAGAAGAAGCAGAACATTTGACAGGGTTGATAACAGCTGCAAGAGAATGTGGTATCACATTTTATTATGCATTATCACCAGGATTGGATATCACTTATTCAAGTGCAAAGGAAGTTAgtgtattaaaaagaaaattagagCAAGTTAGCCAGTTTGGCTGTACTGCATTTGCATTATTATTTGATGATATAGAGCCAGAAATGagtgaagcagataaagaaGTATTTCAGTCTTTTGCTCATGCAcaa GTTTCTGTTACAAATGATATTTTTCAACATCTTGGCCAACCTAGATTTTTATTGTGTCCAACACAATATTGTGCAACTCGGGCAATGCCAAATGTAGCATCTTCAGAGTATCTTAACACACTTGGTAGTAAACTGGCTCAAGAAATTGATATAATGTGGACTGGTCCTAAAGTAATATCCAGACTTCTAACTGTTGAGTCCATTGAAGAGATTACAGAAGTTCTGAGGAGGCCACCAGTCATATGGGATAATTTACATGCCAATGATTATGATCAGAAACGAGTATTCTTAGGACCATATTCTGGTAGATCTCCTGACCTGATTCCTAAACTCAGAGGTGTTTTAACCAATCCTAATTGTGAATATGGCGCAAATTTTATAGCAATTCATACATTAGCTCAATGGAGTAGATGTAATGTTGATGGGAAAAGGGATTTAAGTTTAA ATGACACTGTATCAGCTGACATAAAATTAGAGACTGAAACAGAAGATGGTGTGCTTGGTGAAGATGTTCCTTTAACAATGTCTCCAAATATATATCATCCTCGGCACGCTTTGAAAAATGCTATTACCGATTGGTTAGTGGAATTTAACAAAAAACGATCTGCATGGGGTGTCATAGCGAAGCCACAGCCATGTGTCGCTCCAACCGTACCAATTCCAATAATTCCCTCTGTAAATACATGTATGAGTctcacatccacgacgactacAACTACCGTTCCTGCAACACCGACGCCAGTAAATAATTCCAATCATCTTCAAGCATTGGCTGAGGTTTGCTCAAGTGTGACAACTACTGACAGCTACGTACAACCTGCCACTGGTCCCGTCATGAATTCTTTGGTATCTGAAACGACTGTTGTTAGTGAACCCATTATTCCATCAATTTCTACTAGTGTGGAAAATGTACCAAATTCAAATACTTTGTCATCAATGGAACCAATGGATTGTAATACAACACCTAATAATTCTCCAGCACATGCAGCCAAGATTCAAACAGAGGATGATGCTATGGTAGAAAATACTTCT ACATGTAGTGAAGCCTCTGGCAGTATGCAAGTAGAAGTGGATGGCACCTCCCCTGTTGTAAATGGTACTCAGAtgattgttgaaaatgacagtGAAAATCATGATAACAGTGATAATGCATATCAAGAGTCTCAAGAATCGATAGATGCCGACAAGCGATTGACGCAAGAAGATTTATCGCTGTTATGCGATCTTTTTTATCTGCCATTTGAACATGGTGGTCAAGGCATTCAATTACTGCAAGAGTTTAATTGGTTGAAAAGTAATGCTCACGTTGTTATGAGAAAATCAAAAGAGGATGAAACTGTATCAGAATCTGAT atCGAAGAATGGCACACGCGAGCAGCTAAGTTAAACGATATGTGCAATGCCGTAAATAGACTATTTCAAAGGCTTACATATTGTAATAATCGTGAGTTACTGTATGATCTGTATTCGTACGTGTGGGACATGCGAGGAGTCGTGTCTCTCTTAAACAGTTACGTGAAATGGTTGG CGTTTGGCAGATTCCCGTCGACGATGACAACGTTTACCCAGGGAAGCTACACATGTATGCGATTCACCAGTCTGA GGTTCTCGAATGGCTGGAAAGAAACTTTTATGAGTGGAGAACAAGAACCATGGGTATTCCGTGGAGGACTTACGGCTGATCTACAG agATTAATTCCAGTGGATAGTGGTAATGACTTATTTGTTTATAAAGCGCCAGAAGTGCCCAGTAGTAAAATCTATACAATTAGACCTTACTTAGCAAGTGATGAAGATGCAGTTTATGATGTGTGCAATAAAATATGCGGCTGTGTGGGATCATCTGCAGTTGCAGATCG GTTGGTAGGCGGTTACATCACTTTGAGTCCAGAACTGTGTATGGTTGTCgaagatgaaaatgaaataGTAGGCTATGCATTGGCTGCCTTAAATGTAAAGTCTTATTATCAGAAGTTATCTATTTCTTGGATTCCTGAATTACGGATGAAATATCCATTGGAGGACAATATTAATGAATTACCACAGAATGTTCAG gaTGCCATACAGTATTTCCACTCATTTGTTGCGGATGTACCTGAACAATTGTGCAGACAGCATCCGTCAAAGCTGTTATGCGCTGTGTTACCAAGTGTTACGGACCAATCTGTCCCTAAAAGAATAATTACATGTATTCTTGCCGCTTTAAGAGCGAATG GTTCGTTCGGTGTACATACTACAATGTCAAATACAGACAAGGAGTCTCACGAGTTTTACAGTAAATTAGGCTTTGTCGACTTAAATCCAGCGCACGAGGAACATCCTGGAATCAAGACTATGTGTAGAAGTTTCTAA
- the Oga gene encoding O-GlcNAcase isoform X3 — protein sequence MAETNGAANLNTKNGNFICGVVEGFYGRPWTTEQRKDLFQKLKKWGMDSYLYAPKDDYKHRAYWRDLYTVEEAEHLTGLITAARECGITFYYALSPGLDITYSSAKEVSVLKRKLEQVSQFGCTAFALLFDDIEPEMSEADKEVFQSFAHAQVSVTNDIFQHLGQPRFLLCPTQYCATRAMPNVASSEYLNTLGSKLAQEIDIMWTGPKVISRLLTVESIEEITEVLRRPPVIWDNLHANDYDQKRVFLGPYSGRSPDLIPKLRGVLTNPNCEYGANFIAIHTLAQWSRCNVDGKRDLSLNDTVSADIKLETETEDGVLGEDVPLTMSPNIYHPRHALKNAITDWLVEFNKKRSAWGVIAKPQPCVAPTVPIPIIPSVNTCMSLTSTTTTTTVPATPTPVNNSNHLQALAEVCSSVTTTDSYVQPATGPVMNSLVSETTVVSEPIIPSISTSVENVPNSNTLSSMEPMDCNTTPNNSPAHAAKIQTEDDAMVENTSTCSEASGSMQVEVDGTSPVVNGTQMIVENDSENHDNSDNAYQESQESIDADKRLTQEDLSLLCDLFYLPFEHGGQGIQLLQEFNWLKSNAHVVMRKSKEDETVSESDIEEWHTRAAKLNDMCNAVNRLFQRLTYCNNRELLYDLYSYVWDMRGVVSLLNSYVKWLAFGRFPSTMTTFTQGSYTWFSNGWKETFMSGEQEPWVFRGGLTADLQRLIPVDSGNDLFVYKAPEVPSSKIYTIRPYLASDEDAVYDVCNKICGCVGSSAVADRLVGGYITLSPELCMVVEDENEIVGYALAALNVKSYYQKLSISWIPELRMKYPLEDNINELPQNVQDAIQYFHSFVADVPEQLCRQHPSKLLCAVLPSVTDQSVPKRIITCILAALRANGSFGVHTTMSNTDKESHEFYSKLGFVDLNPAHEEHPGIKTMCRSF from the exons ATGGCGGAGACAAATGGGGCCGCAAATTTGAATACGAAAAATGGCAATTTTATCTGCGGCGTCGTCGAAG GTTTTTATGGGCGACCTTGGACTACAGAACAAAGGAAAGATTTATTTCAAAA ATTAAAAAAATGGGGTATGGATTCGTATTTATATGCTCCAAAAGACGATTACAAGCATCGAGCATATTGGAGAGACTTATACACAGTAGAAGAAGCAGAACATTTGACAGGGTTGATAACAGCTGCAAGAGAATGTGGTATCACATTTTATTATGCATTATCACCAGGATTGGATATCACTTATTCAAGTGCAAAGGAAGTTAgtgtattaaaaagaaaattagagCAAGTTAGCCAGTTTGGCTGTACTGCATTTGCATTATTATTTGATGATATAGAGCCAGAAATGagtgaagcagataaagaaGTATTTCAGTCTTTTGCTCATGCAcaa GTTTCTGTTACAAATGATATTTTTCAACATCTTGGCCAACCTAGATTTTTATTGTGTCCAACACAATATTGTGCAACTCGGGCAATGCCAAATGTAGCATCTTCAGAGTATCTTAACACACTTGGTAGTAAACTGGCTCAAGAAATTGATATAATGTGGACTGGTCCTAAAGTAATATCCAGACTTCTAACTGTTGAGTCCATTGAAGAGATTACAGAAGTTCTGAGGAGGCCACCAGTCATATGGGATAATTTACATGCCAATGATTATGATCAGAAACGAGTATTCTTAGGACCATATTCTGGTAGATCTCCTGACCTGATTCCTAAACTCAGAGGTGTTTTAACCAATCCTAATTGTGAATATGGCGCAAATTTTATAGCAATTCATACATTAGCTCAATGGAGTAGATGTAATGTTGATGGGAAAAGGGATTTAAGTTTAA ATGACACTGTATCAGCTGACATAAAATTAGAGACTGAAACAGAAGATGGTGTGCTTGGTGAAGATGTTCCTTTAACAATGTCTCCAAATATATATCATCCTCGGCACGCTTTGAAAAATGCTATTACCGATTGGTTAGTGGAATTTAACAAAAAACGATCTGCATGGGGTGTCATAGCGAAGCCACAGCCATGTGTCGCTCCAACCGTACCAATTCCAATAATTCCCTCTGTAAATACATGTATGAGTctcacatccacgacgactacAACTACCGTTCCTGCAACACCGACGCCAGTAAATAATTCCAATCATCTTCAAGCATTGGCTGAGGTTTGCTCAAGTGTGACAACTACTGACAGCTACGTACAACCTGCCACTGGTCCCGTCATGAATTCTTTGGTATCTGAAACGACTGTTGTTAGTGAACCCATTATTCCATCAATTTCTACTAGTGTGGAAAATGTACCAAATTCAAATACTTTGTCATCAATGGAACCAATGGATTGTAATACAACACCTAATAATTCTCCAGCACATGCAGCCAAGATTCAAACAGAGGATGATGCTATGGTAGAAAATACTTCT ACATGTAGTGAAGCCTCTGGCAGTATGCAAGTAGAAGTGGATGGCACCTCCCCTGTTGTAAATGGTACTCAGAtgattgttgaaaatgacagtGAAAATCATGATAACAGTGATAATGCATATCAAGAGTCTCAAGAATCGATAGATGCCGACAAGCGATTGACGCAAGAAGATTTATCGCTGTTATGCGATCTTTTTTATCTGCCATTTGAACATGGTGGTCAAGGCATTCAATTACTGCAAGAGTTTAATTGGTTGAAAAGTAATGCTCACGTTGTTATGAGAAAATCAAAAGAGGATGAAACTGTATCAGAATCTGAT atCGAAGAATGGCACACGCGAGCAGCTAAGTTAAACGATATGTGCAATGCCGTAAATAGACTATTTCAAAGGCTTACATATTGTAATAATCGTGAGTTACTGTATGATCTGTATTCGTACGTGTGGGACATGCGAGGAGTCGTGTCTCTCTTAAACAGTTACGTGAAATGGTTGG CGTTTGGCAGATTCCCGTCGACGATGACAACGTTTACCCAGGGAAGCTACACAT GGTTCTCGAATGGCTGGAAAGAAACTTTTATGAGTGGAGAACAAGAACCATGGGTATTCCGTGGAGGACTTACGGCTGATCTACAG agATTAATTCCAGTGGATAGTGGTAATGACTTATTTGTTTATAAAGCGCCAGAAGTGCCCAGTAGTAAAATCTATACAATTAGACCTTACTTAGCAAGTGATGAAGATGCAGTTTATGATGTGTGCAATAAAATATGCGGCTGTGTGGGATCATCTGCAGTTGCAGATCG GTTGGTAGGCGGTTACATCACTTTGAGTCCAGAACTGTGTATGGTTGTCgaagatgaaaatgaaataGTAGGCTATGCATTGGCTGCCTTAAATGTAAAGTCTTATTATCAGAAGTTATCTATTTCTTGGATTCCTGAATTACGGATGAAATATCCATTGGAGGACAATATTAATGAATTACCACAGAATGTTCAG gaTGCCATACAGTATTTCCACTCATTTGTTGCGGATGTACCTGAACAATTGTGCAGACAGCATCCGTCAAAGCTGTTATGCGCTGTGTTACCAAGTGTTACGGACCAATCTGTCCCTAAAAGAATAATTACATGTATTCTTGCCGCTTTAAGAGCGAATG GTTCGTTCGGTGTACATACTACAATGTCAAATACAGACAAGGAGTCTCACGAGTTTTACAGTAAATTAGGCTTTGTCGACTTAAATCCAGCGCACGAGGAACATCCTGGAATCAAGACTATGTGTAGAAGTTTCTAA
- the Oga gene encoding O-GlcNAcase isoform X4 codes for MAETNGAANLNTKNGNFICGVVEGFYGRPWTTEQRKDLFQKLKKWGMDSYLYAPKDDYKHRAYWRDLYTVEEAEHLTGLITAARECGITFYYALSPGLDITYSSAKEVSVLKRKLEQVSQFGCTAFALLFDDIEPEMSEADKEVFQSFAHAQVSVTNDIFQHLGQPRFLLCPTQYCATRAMPNVASSEYLNTLGSKLAQEIDIMWTGPKVISRLLTVESIEEITEVLRRPPVIWDNLHANDYDQKRVFLGPYSGRSPDLIPKLRGVLTNPNCEYGANFIAIHTLAQWSRCNVDGKRDLSLNDTVSADIKLETETEDGVLGEDVPLTMSPNIYHPRHALKNAITDWLVEFNKKRSAWGVIAKPQPCVAPTVPIPIIPSVNTCMSLTSTTTTTTVPATPTPVNNSNHLQALAEVCSSVTTTDSYVQPATGPVMNSLVSETTVVSEPIIPSISTSVENVPNSNTLSSMEPMDCNTTPNNSPAHAAKIQTEDDAMVENTSTCSEASGSMQVEVDGTSPVVNGTQMIVENDSENHDNSDNAYQESQESIDADKRLTQEDLSLLCDLFYLPFEHGGQGIQLLQEFNWLKSNAHVVMRKSKEDETVSESDIEEWHTRAAKLNDMCNAVNRLFQRLTYCNNRELLYDLYSYVWDMRGVVSLLNSYVKWLGFSNGWKETFMSGEQEPWVFRGGLTADLQRLIPVDSGNDLFVYKAPEVPSSKIYTIRPYLASDEDAVYDVCNKICGCVGSSAVADRLVGGYITLSPELCMVVEDENEIVGYALAALNVKSYYQKLSISWIPELRMKYPLEDNINELPQNVQDAIQYFHSFVADVPEQLCRQHPSKLLCAVLPSVTDQSVPKRIITCILAALRANGSFGVHTTMSNTDKESHEFYSKLGFVDLNPAHEEHPGIKTMCRSF; via the exons ATGGCGGAGACAAATGGGGCCGCAAATTTGAATACGAAAAATGGCAATTTTATCTGCGGCGTCGTCGAAG GTTTTTATGGGCGACCTTGGACTACAGAACAAAGGAAAGATTTATTTCAAAA ATTAAAAAAATGGGGTATGGATTCGTATTTATATGCTCCAAAAGACGATTACAAGCATCGAGCATATTGGAGAGACTTATACACAGTAGAAGAAGCAGAACATTTGACAGGGTTGATAACAGCTGCAAGAGAATGTGGTATCACATTTTATTATGCATTATCACCAGGATTGGATATCACTTATTCAAGTGCAAAGGAAGTTAgtgtattaaaaagaaaattagagCAAGTTAGCCAGTTTGGCTGTACTGCATTTGCATTATTATTTGATGATATAGAGCCAGAAATGagtgaagcagataaagaaGTATTTCAGTCTTTTGCTCATGCAcaa GTTTCTGTTACAAATGATATTTTTCAACATCTTGGCCAACCTAGATTTTTATTGTGTCCAACACAATATTGTGCAACTCGGGCAATGCCAAATGTAGCATCTTCAGAGTATCTTAACACACTTGGTAGTAAACTGGCTCAAGAAATTGATATAATGTGGACTGGTCCTAAAGTAATATCCAGACTTCTAACTGTTGAGTCCATTGAAGAGATTACAGAAGTTCTGAGGAGGCCACCAGTCATATGGGATAATTTACATGCCAATGATTATGATCAGAAACGAGTATTCTTAGGACCATATTCTGGTAGATCTCCTGACCTGATTCCTAAACTCAGAGGTGTTTTAACCAATCCTAATTGTGAATATGGCGCAAATTTTATAGCAATTCATACATTAGCTCAATGGAGTAGATGTAATGTTGATGGGAAAAGGGATTTAAGTTTAA ATGACACTGTATCAGCTGACATAAAATTAGAGACTGAAACAGAAGATGGTGTGCTTGGTGAAGATGTTCCTTTAACAATGTCTCCAAATATATATCATCCTCGGCACGCTTTGAAAAATGCTATTACCGATTGGTTAGTGGAATTTAACAAAAAACGATCTGCATGGGGTGTCATAGCGAAGCCACAGCCATGTGTCGCTCCAACCGTACCAATTCCAATAATTCCCTCTGTAAATACATGTATGAGTctcacatccacgacgactacAACTACCGTTCCTGCAACACCGACGCCAGTAAATAATTCCAATCATCTTCAAGCATTGGCTGAGGTTTGCTCAAGTGTGACAACTACTGACAGCTACGTACAACCTGCCACTGGTCCCGTCATGAATTCTTTGGTATCTGAAACGACTGTTGTTAGTGAACCCATTATTCCATCAATTTCTACTAGTGTGGAAAATGTACCAAATTCAAATACTTTGTCATCAATGGAACCAATGGATTGTAATACAACACCTAATAATTCTCCAGCACATGCAGCCAAGATTCAAACAGAGGATGATGCTATGGTAGAAAATACTTCT ACATGTAGTGAAGCCTCTGGCAGTATGCAAGTAGAAGTGGATGGCACCTCCCCTGTTGTAAATGGTACTCAGAtgattgttgaaaatgacagtGAAAATCATGATAACAGTGATAATGCATATCAAGAGTCTCAAGAATCGATAGATGCCGACAAGCGATTGACGCAAGAAGATTTATCGCTGTTATGCGATCTTTTTTATCTGCCATTTGAACATGGTGGTCAAGGCATTCAATTACTGCAAGAGTTTAATTGGTTGAAAAGTAATGCTCACGTTGTTATGAGAAAATCAAAAGAGGATGAAACTGTATCAGAATCTGAT atCGAAGAATGGCACACGCGAGCAGCTAAGTTAAACGATATGTGCAATGCCGTAAATAGACTATTTCAAAGGCTTACATATTGTAATAATCGTGAGTTACTGTATGATCTGTATTCGTACGTGTGGGACATGCGAGGAGTCGTGTCTCTCTTAAACAGTTACGTGAAATGGTTGG GGTTCTCGAATGGCTGGAAAGAAACTTTTATGAGTGGAGAACAAGAACCATGGGTATTCCGTGGAGGACTTACGGCTGATCTACAG agATTAATTCCAGTGGATAGTGGTAATGACTTATTTGTTTATAAAGCGCCAGAAGTGCCCAGTAGTAAAATCTATACAATTAGACCTTACTTAGCAAGTGATGAAGATGCAGTTTATGATGTGTGCAATAAAATATGCGGCTGTGTGGGATCATCTGCAGTTGCAGATCG GTTGGTAGGCGGTTACATCACTTTGAGTCCAGAACTGTGTATGGTTGTCgaagatgaaaatgaaataGTAGGCTATGCATTGGCTGCCTTAAATGTAAAGTCTTATTATCAGAAGTTATCTATTTCTTGGATTCCTGAATTACGGATGAAATATCCATTGGAGGACAATATTAATGAATTACCACAGAATGTTCAG gaTGCCATACAGTATTTCCACTCATTTGTTGCGGATGTACCTGAACAATTGTGCAGACAGCATCCGTCAAAGCTGTTATGCGCTGTGTTACCAAGTGTTACGGACCAATCTGTCCCTAAAAGAATAATTACATGTATTCTTGCCGCTTTAAGAGCGAATG GTTCGTTCGGTGTACATACTACAATGTCAAATACAGACAAGGAGTCTCACGAGTTTTACAGTAAATTAGGCTTTGTCGACTTAAATCCAGCGCACGAGGAACATCCTGGAATCAAGACTATGTGTAGAAGTTTCTAA
- the Oga gene encoding O-GlcNAcase isoform X2 → MAETNGAANLNTKNGNFICGVVEGFYGRPWTTEQRKDLFQKLKKWGMDSYLYAPKDDYKHRAYWRDLYTVEEAEHLTGLITAARECGITFYYALSPGLDITYSSAKEVSVLKRKLEQVSQFGCTAFALLFDDIEPEMSEADKEVFQSFAHAQVSVTNDIFQHLGQPRFLLCPTQYCATRAMPNVASSEYLNTLGSKLAQEIDIMWTGPKVISRLLTVESIEEITEVLRRPPVIWDNLHANDYDQKRVFLGPYSGRSPDLIPKLRGVLTNPNCEYGANFIAIHTLAQWSRCNVDGKRDLSLNDTVSADIKLETETEDGVLGEDVPLTMSPNIYHPRHALKNAITDWLVEFNKKRSAWGVIAKPQPCVAPTVPIPIIPSVNTCMSLTSTTTTTTVPATPTPVNNSNHLQALAEVCSSVTTTDSYVQPATGPVMNSLVSETTVVSEPIIPSISTSVENVPNSNTLSSMEPMDCNTTPNNSPAHAAKIQTEDDAMTCSEASGSMQVEVDGTSPVVNGTQMIVENDSENHDNSDNAYQESQESIDADKRLTQEDLSLLCDLFYLPFEHGGQGIQLLQEFNWLKSNAHVVMRKSKEDETVSESDIEEWHTRAAKLNDMCNAVNRLFQRLTYCNNRELLYDLYSYVWDMRGVVSLLNSYVKWLAFGRFPSTMTTFTQGSYTCMRFTSLRFSNGWKETFMSGEQEPWVFRGGLTADLQRLIPVDSGNDLFVYKAPEVPSSKIYTIRPYLASDEDAVYDVCNKICGCVGSSAVADRLVGGYITLSPELCMVVEDENEIVGYALAALNVKSYYQKLSISWIPELRMKYPLEDNINELPQNVQDAIQYFHSFVADVPEQLCRQHPSKLLCAVLPSVTDQSVPKRIITCILAALRANGSFGVHTTMSNTDKESHEFYSKLGFVDLNPAHEEHPGIKTMCRSF, encoded by the exons ATGGCGGAGACAAATGGGGCCGCAAATTTGAATACGAAAAATGGCAATTTTATCTGCGGCGTCGTCGAAG GTTTTTATGGGCGACCTTGGACTACAGAACAAAGGAAAGATTTATTTCAAAA ATTAAAAAAATGGGGTATGGATTCGTATTTATATGCTCCAAAAGACGATTACAAGCATCGAGCATATTGGAGAGACTTATACACAGTAGAAGAAGCAGAACATTTGACAGGGTTGATAACAGCTGCAAGAGAATGTGGTATCACATTTTATTATGCATTATCACCAGGATTGGATATCACTTATTCAAGTGCAAAGGAAGTTAgtgtattaaaaagaaaattagagCAAGTTAGCCAGTTTGGCTGTACTGCATTTGCATTATTATTTGATGATATAGAGCCAGAAATGagtgaagcagataaagaaGTATTTCAGTCTTTTGCTCATGCAcaa GTTTCTGTTACAAATGATATTTTTCAACATCTTGGCCAACCTAGATTTTTATTGTGTCCAACACAATATTGTGCAACTCGGGCAATGCCAAATGTAGCATCTTCAGAGTATCTTAACACACTTGGTAGTAAACTGGCTCAAGAAATTGATATAATGTGGACTGGTCCTAAAGTAATATCCAGACTTCTAACTGTTGAGTCCATTGAAGAGATTACAGAAGTTCTGAGGAGGCCACCAGTCATATGGGATAATTTACATGCCAATGATTATGATCAGAAACGAGTATTCTTAGGACCATATTCTGGTAGATCTCCTGACCTGATTCCTAAACTCAGAGGTGTTTTAACCAATCCTAATTGTGAATATGGCGCAAATTTTATAGCAATTCATACATTAGCTCAATGGAGTAGATGTAATGTTGATGGGAAAAGGGATTTAAGTTTAA ATGACACTGTATCAGCTGACATAAAATTAGAGACTGAAACAGAAGATGGTGTGCTTGGTGAAGATGTTCCTTTAACAATGTCTCCAAATATATATCATCCTCGGCACGCTTTGAAAAATGCTATTACCGATTGGTTAGTGGAATTTAACAAAAAACGATCTGCATGGGGTGTCATAGCGAAGCCACAGCCATGTGTCGCTCCAACCGTACCAATTCCAATAATTCCCTCTGTAAATACATGTATGAGTctcacatccacgacgactacAACTACCGTTCCTGCAACACCGACGCCAGTAAATAATTCCAATCATCTTCAAGCATTGGCTGAGGTTTGCTCAAGTGTGACAACTACTGACAGCTACGTACAACCTGCCACTGGTCCCGTCATGAATTCTTTGGTATCTGAAACGACTGTTGTTAGTGAACCCATTATTCCATCAATTTCTACTAGTGTGGAAAATGTACCAAATTCAAATACTTTGTCATCAATGGAACCAATGGATTGTAATACAACACCTAATAATTCTCCAGCACATGCAGCCAAGATTCAAACAGAGGATGATGCTATG ACATGTAGTGAAGCCTCTGGCAGTATGCAAGTAGAAGTGGATGGCACCTCCCCTGTTGTAAATGGTACTCAGAtgattgttgaaaatgacagtGAAAATCATGATAACAGTGATAATGCATATCAAGAGTCTCAAGAATCGATAGATGCCGACAAGCGATTGACGCAAGAAGATTTATCGCTGTTATGCGATCTTTTTTATCTGCCATTTGAACATGGTGGTCAAGGCATTCAATTACTGCAAGAGTTTAATTGGTTGAAAAGTAATGCTCACGTTGTTATGAGAAAATCAAAAGAGGATGAAACTGTATCAGAATCTGAT atCGAAGAATGGCACACGCGAGCAGCTAAGTTAAACGATATGTGCAATGCCGTAAATAGACTATTTCAAAGGCTTACATATTGTAATAATCGTGAGTTACTGTATGATCTGTATTCGTACGTGTGGGACATGCGAGGAGTCGTGTCTCTCTTAAACAGTTACGTGAAATGGTTGG CGTTTGGCAGATTCCCGTCGACGATGACAACGTTTACCCAGGGAAGCTACACATGTATGCGATTCACCAGTCTGA GGTTCTCGAATGGCTGGAAAGAAACTTTTATGAGTGGAGAACAAGAACCATGGGTATTCCGTGGAGGACTTACGGCTGATCTACAG agATTAATTCCAGTGGATAGTGGTAATGACTTATTTGTTTATAAAGCGCCAGAAGTGCCCAGTAGTAAAATCTATACAATTAGACCTTACTTAGCAAGTGATGAAGATGCAGTTTATGATGTGTGCAATAAAATATGCGGCTGTGTGGGATCATCTGCAGTTGCAGATCG GTTGGTAGGCGGTTACATCACTTTGAGTCCAGAACTGTGTATGGTTGTCgaagatgaaaatgaaataGTAGGCTATGCATTGGCTGCCTTAAATGTAAAGTCTTATTATCAGAAGTTATCTATTTCTTGGATTCCTGAATTACGGATGAAATATCCATTGGAGGACAATATTAATGAATTACCACAGAATGTTCAG gaTGCCATACAGTATTTCCACTCATTTGTTGCGGATGTACCTGAACAATTGTGCAGACAGCATCCGTCAAAGCTGTTATGCGCTGTGTTACCAAGTGTTACGGACCAATCTGTCCCTAAAAGAATAATTACATGTATTCTTGCCGCTTTAAGAGCGAATG GTTCGTTCGGTGTACATACTACAATGTCAAATACAGACAAGGAGTCTCACGAGTTTTACAGTAAATTAGGCTTTGTCGACTTAAATCCAGCGCACGAGGAACATCCTGGAATCAAGACTATGTGTAGAAGTTTCTAA